The following are encoded in a window of Haliaeetus albicilla chromosome 1, bHalAlb1.1, whole genome shotgun sequence genomic DNA:
- the FGFBP1 gene encoding fibroblast growth factor-binding protein 1, which yields MRIKSFGLLCVLILVSQILLANCERQKERKKGRQSIEDGGKKQTESNQENEKGRKSKGGKSSPKGKFKTKENAECTWAVTDMHAATVHIECKHGDSEFWCEFSGDPSTCAQYAANQKSYWKQVSRSLKKQKQICQDPKSVLKPKVCRKGPRSAHLKLTHSSLLTSVGPAKGNTIHQAKEVVQPPAAASVTEKELEHSPQDCVEDIDYIDQRKVAEEYCPQSLLSFCNFFITMVQDKKC from the coding sequence ATGAGGATCAAAAGCTTTGGACTTCTTTGTGTGTTGATTCTGGTCTCCCAGATACTACTAGCCAACTgtgaaaggcagaaggaaagaaaaaagggaagacaaaGCATAGAagatggtggaaaaaaacaaactgaatcTAACCAAGAAAACGAAAAAGGGCGGAAGtcaaaaggaggaaaatcaTCTCCTAAAGGCAagtttaaaaccaaagaaaatgctGAGTGCACCTGGGCAGTGACTGACATGCATGCTGCTACTGTGCACATAGAGTGCAAACATGGTGACAGCGAGTTCTGGTGCGAATTCTCTGGAGACCCTTCCACCTGTGCACAGTATGCAGCAAACCAGAAATCTTACTGGAAACAAGTTTCTCGATCCctaaagaagcagaagcagatCTGTCAAGACCCCAAAAGCGTCCTAAAACCTAAAGTATGTAGGAAAGGCCCACGAAGTGCTCATCTCAAGTTGACCCACTCAAGCCTACTAACCTCAGTGGGTCCTGCAAAAGGGAACACAATTCATCAAGCAAAAGAAGTTGTTCAGcctccagcagctgcctctgTGACTGAAAAAGAGCTAGAACACAGTCCTCAAGACTGTGTTGAAGACATAGATTATATTGATCAGAGAAAGGTGGCTGAGGAATACTGTCCccaaagcttgctttctttctgcAACTTTTTTATCACAATGGTCCAAGACAAAAAGTGCTGA